The genomic region TTGACGATTAGGGGTCGATGATATATTGGCAGCACTTTATAATGATTGGATTTGTGTCCGCGTCATCGACCGCGAGTATCTTTTCCAGGCGTTGGTTGTTGGGGAGGGGGCTGTAACACTCTCCACCCAAACGTGACTTGTTTGCGTGTTTGGGAGCGAGATGAGTCGGGTGGTCGGGTTTCTACCGATTGTGGGTGCGTGTTTTGCGCGCAACAAACGACCCAAGTTCATGCGAAGATGTCAGTGATTGTAATAAATAATAGATATTTCATCCGTTCCAAGTGGGGAGCTCATAACTCACCACTTTAGGCAGCGTGCAAGCGACGTTTCGAAGAAAACTGGCGAAAAACCGCCCCAACGCACACACTTCATTACGTCCGCCTCTTATTGTGTGCGTGGTCGGTGGAAATTCTTCCATGATGTCCTTTCTCTCGGTTCTCACCTGTCACAGTAAGGAACCCTCAGCCTTAACGGGGACGGCCTTCCTTTCGATGTTCCGAAGCTGTCAAAGCTCATTTTACCGAAATCCTTCGACGCTTCTTCACACATTAGCACTCGATTGTGTCTCCTTCTGGCAGATGCCACTCGACAGCGCCCTCCGGATGATGTATGGATTTCCGCAATACGATACGATTGCTTCACGCCAGCATACACAATCGAGCCTGCAGCCGGGCCGTATTTCATGTATTTATAGGATATGCGTACGATTTCGCACTATTTATGTACCCTACTTTTGATTTATTATGAGAACGAAAGGATGGAGCTTATCGGATTAcgtcaaacaaaaagaaagcgaaTGGACAATGCATTGGCCTACTTGGATAAAACAGATGCCTACACAAAGTACTGATGCTTCATTCGTATATGAAAACtcaaataagaaagaaaaatacttgcaccATTCTATTCTTGAGTTACATCAATCCAATAGACGGAACGAATGCAAAATAGAGAAACCAACGAACAAGTTTTCATTGATCAATAAATCAAACTCAAATTGCATAGTAAAATTGTTGATAAATATCAATACATTAAATCGCCATAAAACATCTCCTCCTCTTTACCGACCATTTTTTTCGCAATTCAATGACTGCCAAGTGGCCACAATTGGATAGCTTTAACTCAATTTGGCTTCCAGCTCAGTCCCAACCGAACCCcatccgaaccgaaccgaacaacaacaacaaacggtACAAGTGATGCCATATCCCACATACATCTTCGTATCGGTAACAAATCTCTTAACCCGCAAAAACACGTCTCTAAAAAAAGGTACGGCACAccccgaaaaaaaacggatgaTAAACCATCTCCCCAAAGGCAGGCAGCTCGGACAGTTGTTCTTGTTCCGCCGcaataaaaaaacgattttccaaTATCCTCCCAGTTCCGGCACATACGTTGTGGTAAGAAATCCTGTGTCTGGAcgcaaattttccaccaccgctCCGTGCGTAAGATATGTGATCCGACTCAATTGCCCATTCAACCTCAACAAAGAAGAACTGTCGAATACTTCAAGCGTGGCGCGGCGTATCCTTTCCGGCCattcttttgctttctttcttgcttgcttgcttgctttcgGGAGGGGTAGGAGACTCGGTCGGTggctatatttttattttcccccgatTTCCGTTTCCTTAATCCTTTTATATTTGGCGGAAAGCgggcaaacaaaacccaacggGCACCTAACGAAAGAAAAGCCCTTCAGGCCCGGTGTCCTTTAGATCTCAAGTGGCAGATAGAACACCGATAGCATTGACGCTTTTCGCTTTTCGGTTCGATTCGGTTGGAGTTTTCGCATTTGTTTATACATTCACCCTCCACTAGCAAAAAAATCTCCTTGATCCGGAGTATTCGCTCGGTGGGAAGCGTGCGGTTTGATACAGTTTTCCGTGTGGGGGACGATTCTTTAAGGATTCCTCCTACGGGACGGTATTGATATGTAGAACATGTGAAATGaatatattgtttattttgcttccGCATCACACCTTCCTCCCTTATCGTGGCACGGAACTGCGATGggcgattttttgtttgtttcgtcaaAATTCCGAGGGTTGATTTCGCATTCTATTTTGGGGTACTTTTACGGAGGGTAGGAGTAATTGCTTgtatatacacacacgcaaaacGGTCCCTCGCGCGTTCATCACATATCGGAATCAGTTAACACAGTGCCCGCcagcatcaacatcaacacacACGTGCATATGTTCGCTGCAGGAACCGTCCCGTGTTGAAGCGTAACGTCTTTTCCCGCACTCCGATGGCTGGAAAAACCTTCCGGCGTGGAAGGGAACGTGCCATAACTGGGACGATATGTTACTGTTTTAGcccattttcttccccctAGCTGGGTGAATTTCAGTGGCTTTCGgatagcaaaatgaagcaaaaaaagaaaaaccgattcCCTATGGAATTGTGTCAATTTACTTCCAACTAACAACACACGAGATGATCATACGATTTGTGGCTACGTTGGGTAAAGTGATACGACTTTTGACACTTTATTCGCACCTGGAAGGATTGCCGTTTTAGTGCAATCGTCTTGCACACTCAACGGGATGCATTCCGTTGGAGGATTTGAAAAGAGCATCAGTAAAGAATTCATCTGCTTCAATACTTTTCTCACCCCTGGGCTAGAAAATTGATCGATttagccagcagcagcagcttaaTGAGCCATTCGCATCAGACATAAGAACAAGGAAATACTCATATTTCGACGGCTTGCAGTTAATGGCTCATTCTTATCGTTCCGTTCCGGGACGCACACTTCCGACCCGAACGCTTTCCACGCCGTTCGCAATCATTCATCAAAAAGTCGTTatctttgaaatatttcttttctttcacttaaTTTCCACCATATTGATGGTGAAGTCATAAAATTAATGTGCAATTTATGCATAAAACCGAAACAAGCGCTGCACAAAACGGAAgacgtggaaaaaaaacactcaaaccCGCACCAGATGACTAAGGCCCGGGTCGCGGTTTCACCCTCGTTGACGCCATTAAATTTCACAAACCATCGCAAATCTTCGAAATCATTCAACCATTGCCTCGCCATCGTGAAGAACGCGGGAGAACGCCACGAGAAAGCAGACGCCTcgccttcgtcgtcgtcgtcaataTCGTCTTaatcattttctttctattaAGCAATAATTTCTTCTTCCGTTTCGTCCCGTTTCATAtcgtttgatttcatttcatatTACTTGGTTTTCCCCGCTTGAAAGCCTTCATCTTTCATCCAgtggtttgaaaaaagaagagaaattgGCAGCTCGGAAAAATCCGCGATATGCACGATGGAGTCGAAGGACGGGAGGAGTTGAAAAGGGATTTCTTTTCCATAAATAGACTGTTCATTTGGCTGAGGAAGAATCACTTACGAGCATTAGAGAGCGTCGATCAACGTTCACAAGATACCGTATGGAGCCGAACAAGGAAGGGTGTCCTCCGGAAAGGGACGAACTCGTGGCGCCTCGTTGGGCtggtgaaattgaaaaattttctacAGATAAATTATGCATGCTAAATTACCATACATAATAGATAAATAATGTATTCAATATTTATCCCGCAATATCAATTACCTCCTTTTCTTGAAAGTAGAGTTCCTCAAGTTCATTTCTCTACTATCACCCAAACCAGAGGTTACGGTTgagttcttttttaaataatctcTTCCGTTTATAGAAAAAAGCGGAGTTTAAACATATTTCGCAAACTTCCGCCACGTTCTTCGCGAAAATTTGATactaaaaagaaataaaatcatataaaaCATCGACTCGAAGCCAAGCGTTTTGCTTCACCTTCATCGCCACATTGAAACATGTTCATCTTGTTTGGTTGAAAGGAGCAGGAAACATCCAGCTTTCATGAGGCATGACGTTACCTCTTATAGAATTCCAGAAGATAGCATTTTACCCATTTTTCGAAGCCTTTGCTTCTCTTCAATCCCTTCTCAGTTTGTACCATTATCATTATTGGTATTTAtgggattgttttatttacatcaTATTTAACCATAAACCTTTACATTTGTTACTTTGTTGTTGCTATAACATTTGTCTGTCACTTGGCACTTGCAAGTGCCTGCGAATTAACACATTTAACTCTCCGTCTTTGCTTAGAATGCTAAATACTTTGACTTCCCTGCTAATTTCAACAAACCCTTTCCATCCACAAGTGGACACAATTAAGTCCATTGTGTGTAAGCAGGCCGCACTCCGAAACGATGTTgtcttttatgtttatgtttttagaaATTAATTACATTTCAACTTTCACGTTTCCctcgtgtgcatgtgtgtatcTTCCCCGCTCCAACCATATCTTACTTTTGAGCTACTGAAGAGCTCTATGTGACAAACTTATTCGGCCCGTGACGCCTCGGCTATCTTGTCTAGCAGTGAAACCCCTTGGAAAGGAGACTCCCAAGTCGGTCCTGTGGGCCTTTGGTGCACCGTTCATACTCCACATTGTGCTAACATAATTTACAACAGCTCGCACTTTTGACGCATCTCGGCGTACTGCCTGGAATGGGACTTCACAGTgggaaagttaaaaaaaaggacgtCACCTTTAGCCGCTGCTGGGACATCACACGAGTTGCGACTCACCCTACAGATCACTTCCTTTGGGGAGACTCGCCATCAGCAAACCTGATAAGACCCGTAGCTCAAGCTGCTTTTCTCACTCCCTCTTTTTAACGCGACCAGCAGAAGGACTCTAACCCCGCTTCTTAATAGATGGTCCTCGGAGGGGAACTGACGCTAGCCAcaagaattttaaattatttccaccCTCCTAACTCTGCATGCGTTTTGACCACCTTACTCACACCGTCCTTCCTCTATCTTGTTTACCATAACTCCTGCGCCATAATTTTGGCACGAAAAAGTCCAGGGAGTTGTTAGAAAAAAGAGGATctcttttgaaataaaataagaagATCGGGTCCCAACGCCGGTCACGTTTCTCCCAATGCTCGGACCACTTGATGGGTATACAAAGCTAAGCTCGACGATGTAAGGAAGCTGCGTACACGTCGCCTCCTTCTGCCCTGGCCACATGTTATCTAGCTATAACAATAGTAATATATTTTGCTCATAtgcaattttaaataattgtaaCGGTTGGAAGAATTTCACCTACTCAACCCCCCACGCTCCAATCCCTCCCACTCCTCATCCTTCCCCGCCGTTACAACCCATATGGTCTTCGCGAATCCTTTTGGACGGACCACgcgaattttaatttcattatttctcCAAACTGCTCGACACGGAACTCGCCGTAGCGTTTAATGCTCTCCCTGCTCGCCGAGGATCACATCCATATTACGTGCcccttattattattattattactatttgcGTTTGCGATGCTCAGTGGACAtttaaagaattttaaaaattacaatCTCTTTGTACATGCAAAACAGATAAACGTGCGCGCCCCTGCTCCGGGTTTCCGACGATGCGTTTTGAGGCCCGAAGAGGAATGCCCAAGGGAGTGTTATACTCTTTTTCACTAACCTTCATGCTTTATCCGGTGCCAAAGTAAATGTTGCCgttggatgttttttgttgttgttgttatttgtttttgctgttgtggttgttgtgaaTTGTCAACGAAACCATCTTCCGGTTCGCTTTCCCTCAAAAGCAAAGGGCCCCAACTCACGGTGCCAACGCAGGCATTCCATTGCACTGGGCCCGAGACCTGGGTGTGTATCGtaataataatgttttatgTAATTATGCTTGTTTTTTAACTTTCTTCTCCCTTGATAGTACCGGCTTCCAGTGGGAGGCCACCttgcttttaatttatatttttatttaattcctACCCAGATTTTCCGCCGGTTTCTCCTAACCGATCCACCTTCGAGCCGCGCGGATCCTTGTGGAGCCATTTCTCAAATCTATTCAGCCCTTTTTCACTTACTACACACACCTTTTCCAGCTTTCCCTGTCTGCTTTGTTCTCCTTATCATGTGTTCCGCGGTTGCGTTGCTACTTTTCTATATTTATCCTTTTAACATTTCAATCTAccccgttttttttgtctttgtcGTCTTGCTTTTCCCACCCGCACCCGTGTTCCGTTTCCTGCGACACATACGGAACATGGCGCACATTTTGAAATCGCAGATGCGTGATGGCTTTTGCATTTTGCACGCTGCCGTTGATTACGTCCGTTTGCGCGCATCTTTTTTCGCACGACGTTGGCGAGAACGAAATTCATTTGTCCTGTCTGTTGCTTTTTATTCGTTTATCTTCGCCTGCAACGTGCGCAATACGTGAGCACGATGTTCCTTTTTCGAATATTGTAATTTCGCAACATTCATCTGACAGTTTCATATTTAGATaagcatattaaaaacaaacaaaaccagaacACAGAGGCGTACCGCGATAGTAAGATCCTTTTTAAGGCCACCCTTTTCCTATCCTTTGACTTACGTCGTGGCCTTTCAaaatgctttttctttttgagacTAAATACGTGACCATATTTCCACTTCAGGTCCTTGATGTTGAGAAAAAGAACACGTTTTGCGGAATATATTGCAAGAGATATAAAATAGAACAGTTTACATATTGGTAAACGGTTGGGACAACTCTGTGAGTGAATATCTTAGGTAGATAATTAGGTAGATTTGTTAATCTCACTATCCAGAGACAGCAACATTTGACGAATTTCTTCTTCGTCCACTTTGTCTATAACAGCCACATTGTGTTGTTCGGAATCGGTGACGTGATGTAGAATGGCCATCATTCCACGAGTAACACGTCCATTCAACTCGACCGTGGCCCGATATTTTACAACCGACTCCAATATGCTGCGATTCAGGAAAACGGCCGCAACGTACATATCGCACGGGGTCCATCCGTCTTCCTGGGCGTATACTTCCCATTCGACCTTATTGAGAACCCGGATGGCGGGGTTGGATGTTTTCATAAACGTCTCAAAGCGCCATCGGGTAGAAAACTGCGACATCAGTGAGACAACTGTTTCCCAGGGAAACACCTGTACGGTCATTGGGGAGTTGTTGAGAACGATGTGAGCGGCTTCCGGATCGGTGAAGAAGTTGAATTCCGCGGCAAAGGCTGTATTGCCAACACCATGCCGGTTTCCGCCCAGTATGTACAAGCTGGCTATCTTGTCCTTCACCTCGGGGTACATCTTATAAAGTAAGGCCACGTTCGTCAAGGGTCCAACAGCTAGAAGGGAAATTTGATTGGGATactaaaacgaaaagaaagtaTACAAGCTTACAAACTTCGACGCTGAGTGTTCGTTCTTACCCGCAGGAACAAATCCTTCATCTTATGGACCGCATGCTCTGGTGTTTGGATCCGTTTCACAGGCTTCATTCCAAAATCGACGTCCCCGAAACCATTTTCACCCCAGAAGTAATGGGAATCTTTCCGATCGGGAGGTGGCGTTATAAGTGGTTCCTTAGCACCAACATACACTGGCACATCGGTGCGGCCGAGGGCCTCCAGAATTCGCAGCACATTTACTTCAACGTCCTGCACCTGTGCATTCCCATGCGTGCAGGTTACGGCCTGGACGCAGATGTTGTACTTCTCTTCgttcatcagcagcatcgtcAATGCCCAAGCGTCGTCTCCTCCGGCGTCCAAGTCCAAAATTACTCGACGAACTACACCAGGTGTCTTACCTTCTTCCAGCGGACACTTTGAAGCTGCAGAGCAGCTCGCTACAAAAGACGCCAGCAACAGCCACACCGAAGATGCCCAGCTTATTCGAACGACTTGATTCATCTGAAAGcccaaaaccgaaacaaaccATGCCTCATTTCAGTTTCCGATGCTACAAATTGGACGTAATAAGCTATAAAATTTATTCCTCCGGATAAAAAAATGCCAGCAATTTATGAGCTAGACAAATATCAATTTCCCCTCGTTAAATTTTGTATTCCCTCGGTCGACATCGTTGGTCGGCCATCCCACCGGTCGTATCCTGATTATCATTAGTCCTTCGCCGCGGCGCCTGGTGGGGAAACGGAGAAGGCAAACAAATCTCAACCATCCCAAACGAACCTCCTTTCAGCCGTTTCGGGGGGAGGTGGGGGTGGCCCTCAAGTCCTACACGAAATCAACAATCTTTAGCTTACaggaaacaaattgaattgatttGATCTTTTCTCTCAcaggaactttttttttccttccaaccgTCGTCCCACTGTCCATCTCTTTTCAATCATAAATAATGTTGCCCTTTTTGACTTTTCGTTCCCTTCTCGATTCACACTCATCTTTGGGCGGACGGTTTTCCATCCGCATCCGTCGACAAACTCATGTGTCCTGCCTACCTTTTACCGAACCAACCAACCCCACCTTCTTCTCCGAGCCGAAGGATCCTCTCGAAACTGTGGCGAAGATGTTACACGACCGTACCTAATCTTCTATTCAGATTTTACACGATGACCTCATTGTAAATGCACCCTCGGGCTCGCTGTTCTGAGATATTACGGTTTTTTTATCGTACGCCGCCGAGAATCGGATCGGATTCCCTGTCCAATTCTGACCACTGTTTGACCTAGCACAGATTCCTGCCCTCGAAAAATCGGAATTGCTTGCCTGATAGCTGCCTTGCCATGTATTGCCGTTCCGTCTTTTCACGCTCCTTTAGATGGCACAAAGAATGGATGGTTTCCTCTCAGGAAAAGCCCACCGTTCTGAAAGATGCGAAACGATTTATTCACAAATCATAAATAATATCCTTAAGTGGGTTTATGATGTTGGTCTTTTTCGATCTGAATGAGAAATCAGTCGGTTGGAAACATTTGACTAATGGAACCGAGTGAAAACTGAAAGGAAGGAATCATATCAAAATTATGATTGATTTGATACGATATATCCAAAAGTCACGATGCTTGAAAGTAGCAAGGTTAGCAAACTCAATCAATTAGCAACCAGCTCAatctatttgtatttgttgTAAACAATTAAGACATTCTCCATTCTAcacattcaattttaaaaacattacacTTTTCGTTACGAACACAAATTCGACTGACCTTCCTGATTTAGCACAAGACACAACCGATCGACACCTGTGGCACAATCCGACTGACTTTGGATTGCAACTTGTGCTAACAttacttgtttttcttgtagcTATGTTGTTACCTTTGTTTTCtgtatgaatttattatcGTCTTGCTGCTCGTTTAAAAGCCGTTTTATTGTTCTTCTCTACTCTTCACctactgtttgttttgcatgatAGGTTGACGTTGAGAATTAACTATTTCTTGCCTGTCGTCAGTGCTCGCGGGTTTATCGCTACTGTTCGTAACCTGTTTTGCTAAATATGGCCATAGAACAGGCACGCAGTCGTGCAGATGTTTTGAACCTATCGGACAAGAGTCGAACATTGAACTCATGGAAGGAAGTTCAAGATGTGATGACTGCTACTAACTGTTTGCAATCCAAGTAGGCGACTGTTTATCACATAACTGATAATTTAAGACATACACACATGATTGACTTGCATTAAGGACGGGTAGctcaaaatattgtatattccaaaatactttaatttaattatctttaattatttaatttattttctttcacgaTTTTCCTCTTTTGCCGATTCctacattttctttcttttccattcagtCGGCTACAATGACCACAGTGTATTGTCACGTCACACCTTATCTTGAAAAGCACTCACCTATGCCCTTAACGAATACTTGTTGTAGTTCTCGGTAGTTTTTCTCGTTTCGAAATTCCGTaggcaaaaacagaaaaactttCCTGCCTAGTGAAGCATTTACCCTGGCGCGCTGATTAACTTTCCACTTTCGCTATAATTTATTCACCTAAATCCACTATAATATCATGCGATGCTCAACCCGTTTCCGGTAGTTTCCAAGTTCCGGAGTGCTAAAGCATGGCTTTTCCGAGAGGTCTTCCGTGACTCTTCATCGCGTCGCTTCCGCCAACGGCCCTCCAACATCGCAACCAAACCGCGAGGACATgctacaaataaaaatgtgattGCAATCCTCGGACCGGCAGCATCTTTGCCACCCGAAAGCCTACTCCTCGCGGCCCGCGGACGATGTTTATGGAAGGTCTTTTAATAAACCGCTCCCGTCTCTCTCACCTGGCGTCTCCCTGCAGCCACGAGCTCAACGTCACTTTACACACATAAACCACAATTAGCTCTTCCCCGCAATGATAATTGTGAATTATATGGTAATGTATTGCGCTCAGTTTTGGGTTTGGTCCACCCGACCGACCCCACGATCCTGCTTCCGAGGCACCAAACTTTCCACACCATTGGACATGATCGTCGCGAATCGGTACGCGCCCGATTTGCTGCTTTTTGCTGCCATCTTCAGAAGACCACAAATTAGTCAGCCTTTTTCCGGGGGGCCAAAACGTGCCAAAACTTTGGTAAGAAAATATCAAGAAGTGCGCGGCTCGAAAGGGTTAGGGGGTAAACATTAAAATAGGAATTAATTCACCCAGAGACTGGTTCGTCCGAGGTGCAAACCAGCAGATAGCTCCGTTCACCTTTCCTGGCCCGGTTGAAATAGACCAGATCGTTTCCGGTTTCCCCTAACCCGCGCGATCCTCCGAAACGGAAGAGAAAAACTCCAATCCGTGTCGGCCGCGACGTGgaaagtaaattaatttatgcgCTTTTTTACCGAGAGCCAATGCTTCGAGCAGCGCGACCTTTGTGTTACGGCACATCGCTTCCGATGCGAGGAGAGTGGCCGCTTTACTTCCGGTCCGGAGTACTTGTCGGAGAACAGGCACAAGGCTCGTCTTGTGGGACCGCTAAAGCACCTGAAATAGCACCGACCGACGGATGACAGCGAAATGTTTTACCGCAGATTAACTCTTAATTGTATAAATACGTATGTATTATCGAGTTCAGTGCACACCTACTTTTcactaaatttatttcaccacTCTTTTCAACCGAACAGAATTTCCAAGGAGTAGTTAAATCAATTTAACTGTACAATTTATGGATGTTtctgaaaatgaaatatgacTTAATTTATAAAGAAGCACACTTTATTTGAGAAATTTCTTTTAGTAACCATCATTTCGTTGGGAACTTCTTCACGTCGTTCCTACTTTTTTATCCATTTCTAACATCGAATGATGTAGGGAACGGTGGAATAGTCACAGTAGGATTTCTACTGGTCGTAAATCCAGGTAAGGCCGTCACGGTGTACACTGGTAAAACGGTGGCAGGATAGGCATTCCCGTAGGACGAACCTCTGTTCCAATCACCGTCTCTGTCACCACGATAGTCGTCGTCTCCTCCTCTGCCACCATGATCGCCATCATGGTGAGCTACAGATGAATTCTGTGGGAGAGAGCATTTTTCcaatcttcaaaaatacacaaaactaAATTTGAACAACTCTTAACTTCTTACGATTAAAATGATGCCAAATACGAGAACGTAAAGTAACGAATCCATGATGGGATCTAGTTTGACTGACGTATGGGGATTGTAAAACCAATGGACAACTGCCCCTTTTATGAACGTGCAGTGcacttgtttatttattttcatttcccaccACCTCCACTGCTGTGaagcaaattaaattgttcATTTTCTGGTAATTTTCGATAATTTGTCTTCCGGATGTTTCGGTTCGACGCGCAGCAACTCAACATCCACAATGGGTTCAATTTATCACCAGTTTATTCCACAAATTGACCCGTTTTGGCAAATAGTACCAACCaaggcaaaaagaaaaacactgtcAACCCTCTCACCACCGGTCATCGCTCAAATGCACATCCGATGACGAGCAATTGCATTTGCATGACGTGAGGTCGAAACACACTCGAATCGAATATGCAAAAACCAATTaagtgatttaattttaaatcatgCATCATAAATCAAACTCCATTCGCTCATAATCAACTCGTGCCCATGAAATATTCATTCCACCACGGCCAATGTTGCgtcaattcaatcaaacccAATTCTGTCCGGTTCACACCAATGTTTGTCAGCATCGCATAAAAGAGAACAAGGGAGAACCACGGGATGAAGCTTGTCCTACCACCGGATTATCATTATAACCGAAACATGTACGGCGTCCGGCGACCCCAAACTTGGATTGGATTgaacttgttttatttattttaaatttctcaCCTACTCCAAGCGTCACCCTCTCTGTGCAGATTTGGATGCAACGTGAAAAAAGTCGAAACGTGCATAAAAACACCGTGGCCAGCCGCTTTTCGATGCCAATGCCATCGGACAGTATATCACTCGGATGGAGAGGTAGATGTCAATGGCAGGAGATAGTAAAATATGCATATAACCATCGAATACAATAACCCCCTACTAGATCGGTCCCTCCGGTGGCGGTGCAATCGGTCGAACGGTCAGCACTCTGGGCTCTCGGATGTTACATATTTGATGCCCGATGGCAAACCAAACATTCGACACCCGGGGAGCGCACATTGAAAAAGCGAATCCCGACACCTAACTGACCGCAACGTGA from Anopheles coustani chromosome 3, idAnoCousDA_361_x.2, whole genome shotgun sequence harbors:
- the LOC131260051 gene encoding pyrimidine-specific ribonucleoside hydrolase RihA-like; the encoded protein is MAIMVAEEETTTIVVTETVIGTEMNQVVRISWASSVWLLLASFVASCSAASKCPLEEGKTPGVVRRVILDLDAGGDDAWALTMLLMNEEKYNICVQAVTCTHGNAQVQDVEVNVLRILEALGRTDVPVYVGAKEPLITPPPDRKDSHYFWGENGFGDVDFGMKPVKRIQTPEHAVHKMKDLFLRYPNQISLLAVGPLTNVALLYKMYPEVKDKIASLYILGGNRHGVGNTAFAAEFNFFTDPEAAHIVLNNSPMTVQVFPWETVVSLMSQFSTRWRFETFMKTSNPAIRVLNKVEWEVYAQEDGWTPCDMYVAAVFLNRSILESVVKYRATVELNGRVTRGMMAILHHVTDSEQHNVAVIDKVDEEEIRQMLLSLDSEINKST